The following proteins are encoded in a genomic region of Mycobacterium sp. 155:
- a CDS encoding cupin domain-containing protein, which produces MTLLPDWARKLDLSPHPEGGWYRETWRSDLSVSEAALPPGYNGPRSAGTAILFLLMPGQQSAWHTVRSAELWFHHRGSPLVLEIGVEQDDAATHVLGPDITARQHPQLLVPPGHWQRARPLDDEAALVSCVVVPGFDFADFALGAMSD; this is translated from the coding sequence GTGACGTTGCTACCGGACTGGGCCCGCAAGCTCGATCTGTCGCCACACCCGGAGGGCGGCTGGTACCGGGAGACCTGGCGCAGTGACCTGAGCGTGAGCGAGGCTGCGCTGCCCCCGGGCTACAACGGCCCGCGCAGTGCGGGTACGGCGATTCTGTTCTTGCTGATGCCCGGACAGCAGTCTGCCTGGCACACGGTGCGCAGTGCCGAACTGTGGTTCCACCACCGCGGTAGTCCACTGGTGCTGGAAATCGGCGTTGAACAGGACGACGCGGCGACGCACGTGCTCGGCCCCGACATCACGGCCCGGCAGCATCCGCAATTGCTGGTGCCGCCGGGCCACTGGCAGCGGGCGCGACCGCTGGATGACGAAGCGGCGCTGGTCAGTTGCGTGGTGGTGCCGGGCTTCGACTTCGCCGACTTCGCGCTGGGCGCGATGTCCGACTGA
- a CDS encoding GNAT family N-acetyltransferase gives MSEFVKPVELTGRQWVRLEPLTRAHIPEIDAVAADGELGTFWYTMTPAPGRAEQWVERMLELRAADAGVSFVVRALDGRLVGSSSYLHVDGPNRRLEIGHTWYVRDVRRTGVNAETKLLMLSHAFDELNCVAVEFRTHFFNFASRAAIERLGAKLDGVLRSHQIAPDGSRRDTVVYSLLDIEWHAARNNLRFRLDR, from the coding sequence ATGAGCGAATTCGTCAAACCGGTGGAACTGACCGGTCGGCAGTGGGTCCGGCTGGAACCGCTGACCCGTGCGCATATCCCGGAGATCGACGCTGTCGCTGCCGACGGTGAGTTGGGCACGTTCTGGTACACCATGACTCCGGCTCCCGGTAGGGCCGAGCAATGGGTCGAGCGCATGCTGGAGCTGCGGGCGGCCGACGCCGGGGTGAGCTTTGTGGTCCGGGCGCTCGACGGCCGGCTCGTCGGCTCCTCCAGCTATCTGCATGTGGACGGGCCCAACCGCCGGCTGGAGATCGGCCATACCTGGTACGTCCGGGATGTTCGTCGCACCGGGGTCAACGCCGAGACGAAGCTGCTGATGCTCAGCCACGCCTTCGACGAATTGAACTGCGTAGCAGTGGAATTCCGCACCCATTTCTTCAACTTCGCCAGCCGGGCCGCGATCGAACGGTTGGGTGCCAAGCTGGACGGGGTGCTGCGCAGCCACCAGATCGCGCCTGACGGCTCGCGGCGGGACACTGTGGTGTACTCACTCCTCGACATCGAATGGCATGCTGCGCGCAACAATCTGCGATTCCGGCTCGATCGCTGA